The uncultured Paludibaculum sp. sequence CGAGTTGGAAGGGCAGGAGGTTCAACTGCTGCCATTCCGTCGGAAGCGGTCCGCGGTAGGGGATGCTGGCGCCCTGGCCGGTGATGGAGAGCCAGATATTGACGAAGCGGCGGGGGATGCTCCAGATCAAGCCGAGGTGGCGGCCCTGGGTGACTTCGATGGAGGGGATGAGCAGAATGGAGGCGATCTGCTGGATGACGCTCCAGGAGAGGACCGCGGCGGCGAGACCGCGCCAGGCGGCAGCCATTTGCGCGCGGCGGGTCCAGAGGATGGGCACGGCCAGCAGGCACAGCAGCAGGACGGGGGTCTCAGTGTAGCGGTCGCCCCAGGAGACCTCACCGGTGGGCGACATGTAGGTGGCGTAGAAGAAAACGTAGACCGTGAGGGTGGCTGTGGCGCCTAGCGCGAGGGCACGAACGCGGGGCTCCAGCCGGCGCCAGAAGATGGCCAGGGCGACCAGGGCGATGACCAGCAGGGGATCGAAGAGGAAGATGGAGTTCTGCGGCGACAAGAGGGCGTCCTGGAGTCCTGATATCAGCGGGTAGTTGAACATGCCGCCGCTGTTGCTGGTGGAGGGCGCCGGCTCCAGGAACGGGGTGTAGTAGGTGCCGCGGAACGTCCAGAAACGGTGGTACTGGTAGAGGCGCTCGATCGCCACGAACACGGCGAAGGCCAGCGCGCAGCCTTTCGCGTAGGCGAGCAGGGCGGCGGCCGCGGTCTTCCCACTCCCGTATTTCCAGAGCAGGAGCAGCAGCAGGCAGAGCACGATGCCTGCCGAGTCGGCGAGGGTCGTGAGACGTGCGAGGAGGCTAACACCAAAGGCCGAGCCGGCCCAGGCGGCGTCGCGCCAGCGGCGGTGGTCGAGCCAGCGCAGGGTAAAGAAGGCTCCGGCCAGCGCCATGGCCAGCATCAGGCTGTTCTCCTGGCAGTTCTGGATGTAGTGGAGGAACGTTGTGGCGAGCAGGAGGCTGAGGGTGCCCAGCGTGGCCGGGGCGTGAGCGAAGTTGAGTTGGCGCAGGAGCAGGTAAGCGAAGCAGGCCGCGGCTCCGCAGAGCAGGGTTTGCGAGAGGAAGGCGATGAGGATAATGCGGAGGCCGTCGAGGACGTGCTGGGAGACTGGCAGATGCGGGCGGGCGAGGTCGAGGGTGGTGGTGACCGCGATGTCGAAGGGGAGGAAGACGAGCGGTTGGCCGAGTCCGTAGTAGGCGTGGCGCTTGCCGTCATAGCCGAGAGTGCCGAGCAGGTGGGATTCCTCGGGGCCGACATCGGGCTCGGACGTCCAGAGAGCGCGGGCTTGCTGCAGGCGGCGGATGGGGTCGACGCTCACCATGCCGCCGGCATTGACCAGGGCGGCGAGCAGCGCGACCAGCAGCCAGAGGCGAGGGAGGAAGCCGCGCGGCACAGACAGATCGAACACAGCGGTGGTGGGAGACGGGTCCATTGGCTTTCCCATGATAGTAGCGATTGCGGGCAAGGCGGGTGCGTGGAATCGCTCAGGACAGTGTATGGGGTGGGACACAGGAAAGAGGCTGTGCCGGGCGATCTTGCGGCAAAGTGTAGAAGAGTTCAACATCTGAAATTGGCCGTGTGATTGCATAGACCTTTTCGTCAAGGAGGGGCTCGATGCCAAAAGGCTCCGTTGCCGTAACGGCCGAACGCTGTAAGGGGTGTGGGTTCTGCGTGGAGTTCTGTCCCACGCACGTGCTGGAACTCTCGAATGCCTTCAACGCCAAGGGCTATCACCCGCCACACATGATAAATGCCGAGAAATGTTCGGGTTGCAATCTGTGTGGGATGTACTGTCCGGACTTCGCCATCTTCGGTTACCGGTTCCCGGACGCGAAGAGCCAGAAGAAGGAAGCATGATGCACGCCGATCCAAACTGTGTGCTGACGGGCACGCACTTCATGAATGGGGATGCCGCCTGCTGCGAGGGTGCTCTTGCCGCAGGTGCGCGATTTGCCGCAGGATACCCGATTACCCCCTCCACCGAGGTGGTGGAGCGGTTTGCCTCCCGGGCGCCGAAGGTGGGTGGCATATTCATCCAGATGGAAGATGAACTGGCCGCGTCGATCACCTTGCAGGGCATGGTGTGGGCGGGCGCCAAGTCGTTTACGGTGACCTCCGGGCCGGGCTACTCGCTGATGATGGAGCATATCGGTTTTGCCGCGATGACCGAGACGCCGTGTGTGTTCGTCAACGTGCAGCGGGGCGGGCCCTCGACGGGCTTACCGACTTTGCCGGCGCAGGGCGACATGATGCAGGCGCGGTTTGGGTCGCACGGCGACTATTCGACGATCTCGCTGGTGCCGAACTCGCCCCAGGAGTGCTTCAACCTGACGGTGAAGGCCTTCAATCTGGCCGAACAGTTCCGGGTACCGGTGATGTTCATGATGGACGAGTGCGTGGGCCACATGACGGAGAAGGTGGTCATCCCGGAAGCCAAGGAGATTGAAGTGACACCGCGGCGGCGCGCCTCCAAGCCGCCGGAGGAGTTCCTGCTGTTCGAGCCGGGCGAGGACCTGGTACCCGAGATGGCCCATGCGGGCGAAGGGTACAAGGTCTACGTGACCGGTTTGACGCACGACAAGCGCGGCTATCCGCTGATGAATCCGGCGTCGCAGAAGGAGCTCATTCCAAGGCTCTTCGAGAAGATTAGCCGGGCGGCCGACGAGTTGACGATTGTGGAAGCCGAGGGGCTGGAAGACGCCGATGTGGTGGTGGTGAGCTACGGGATCACGTCTCGCGTAGCGCAGCGGGCGATCCAGATGGCCCGGGACAAGGGTTTGAAGGTCGGCAAACTGAGGCTGATCTGCGTATGGCCGTTCCCGGAGAAGCTGATTCGTGAGCTGGCCCCCAAGGTGAAGGCCCTGGTAATGCCGGAGTTGAACATGGGCCAAGTGGTGATCGAACTGGAGCGTTGCGCGGGCGGCCAATGCAAAGTGATCGGTGTGCCGCACCCCGGCGGCACGGTGCACAAACCGGCGGACATTCTGGCGGCAATTGAAAGAGGTGCGCAATGAGCACGGCGGCGGACCTGCACATCCACAATCCGGTCGAGGACGTTCTGCGCAAAGACCGCATTCCCACTATATGGTGCCCGGGCTGCGGCATCGGCACTACGGTGAACAGCTTCGCGGCCGCGCTGCTGGGTCAGAACATCGACCTGCAAAAGACGGTGGTCGTCAGCGGCATCGGGTGCTCGGGCCGCGTGAGCGGCTATATGGCCCTGGATTCGTTCCACACGACGCATGGACGCGCAATCCCGTTCGCCACGGGTCTGAAGCTGGCGAATCCGGAGCTCACGGTGATCGTCTATTCCGGCGACGGCGATCTGACGTCCATCGGCGGCAATCACCTGATCCACGCGGCACGGCGCAACATGGATCTCATGGTGGTCTGCGTGAATAACATGATCTACGCCATGACCGGCGGGCAGGCGGCGGCGACAACGCCGGGCAACTCGATTACGACCACGAGTCCGTTCGGCAGCTTCGAGCCGGAGATCTGTCTGCCGCAACTGGTGGACGCGGCCGGCGCGGTATTTGTGGCGCGGTGGACGGCTTTCCATGTGAAGCAATTGGAACGCACGATGGCCAAGGCTCTCAAGAAGAAGGGTTTCCGGTTCATCGAAGTGCTGACGCCGTGCCCGACGCTGTACCAGCGGCGGAACAACATGGGCGACGGGCTGGCGGCCATGGTCGACTATAAGAACCGCAGCAAGATCAAGAACGGCGCTCCGACCTATGAAGTAGCACTGGTGCCGGGCGGCGAGATCATCGTGGGTGAGTTTGTCGATCGGGAACGCGAAGACTACCTCACGCGGATGAAACGGCAACTGGGCACGAACTACAGCGAGCTGCCGCCGCAACCCGAGGAAGAAGAACAGGAGGGGTGCTGCTCATCATGCTGAAAGAGATCCGTATTGCAGGTTTTGGCGGACAGGGTGTCATCCTTTCCGCGCATATTCTGGGCCGGGCGGTGGCCATCCATGAATGCGGCTTCGCTACGATGACGCAGAACTATGGACCGGAAGCGCGGGGCGGAGCGGCGAGTGCCGCCCTCGTCATCAGCGACCAGCCGGTTCTGTTTCCCTACGTCTCGAACCCGGAGATCCTGGTGGTGATGTCGCAGGAAGCGTTCACACGGTACACGCCGGATCTGAAGGAGGGCGGCGTCCTGATTGTGGAAGAGGACCTGGTGCGGCTGGAGAATGTTCCGCAGCACATCAAGGTCTACAGCATTCCGGCCACGCGCTTCGCCGAGGAACTCGGCAAGAAGATGGTGCTGAATGTGGTGATGGTCGGGTTCTTCTGCGCGATTACGGAGGCGGTGAGCTACGACTCGTGCCGCAAAGCCGTCATCGACAGCGTGCCGGAGAAGTTCCGGAAGCTGAATCTGGACGCGTTCGAGAACGGCTATGGGTTCGGCAAGAACCTGCTGGCGAAAGGCCCGAGCAAGGAAGAAGACACCGAGCCGTTGAGCGTACTGGAGTCGGCGAACTAGGCCCTATTTCTGCCCCAACTTCTGCGTCAGCGACTGAGCCTGCGTGTTCAGGCTGAGGAGCTGGCGCAGTTCGTCTTCCGTGGACTGCACAGCCGTCTGGATACGCGAAATATCGGGGGCGGCCATGACGGGGCTATCGCGTTGGGTATCGAGACGGACGGCCAGCGCCCGCAACTGGTCTGTCAGATCACGATAACGGCGCTGCAGGCTGTTTACCACGGCCTCGCGGCGCCGGTTCACTTCGAGCAGGCTGTTGGCGGTATCGCCGGAGGTCCCAAACTTCTTCTGCAAAGCCGCCAGCTCTTCACGGGTACGGCGCAGGTTGGTTTCGAGCTGGGCGACGCGCTCGTTCTTCGTCTTCAGCTCGGCCTCCATCGCCTGGACGATGCGGCGGGTGGACTCGAAGTCATCGCGCACGCCGGCCTCGTTGGCCGCCAGTTTCTTGTTCTCCAGAGTGAGTGACTCACGAGCAGCCTCCAGGTCGCGCACGCGATTCTGGAGGTCGGTGATGGACGCTGCGGCCGTGGCGAGCTTGCTCTGGGCCTGGGCCAGGTCGCGGATCGCCTCCAGGCGGCGAGCTTCGCCATCGGATCTGCGAGCGGGTGTGGCGCTGGCAGCGGGCTCGATGCCGCGTTCGGTCAACTGGGCGCGCAGCGCTTCATTCTCCTTCGACAGTTTTTCGACACGGCCGGTGAGTTCCTGGCCGGCCTTCCTGGACGAGTCGAGTTCGGCCTGGATGGCAGCCACGGGTCGTTGCCGGGTGGCAAACAGCCAGGCGCACAGAGTCAGGGCGATCAACAGCAGGCCTAGCAGCACGGCTTGGACGCGGTTGTGCATGACGGGATCTTACTCCTTTCCTCCGGCGCGCATCGAGAAGCGAGTCCGGTATTGCAGGTCGGCGCCGTCGGCGGAGAGATGCATGGTGAAGTTTCGCGGCGTACCTTGCGGAATTTCGACATCGACGGCCCACATGGACCGGATCTTTTCAAATGCCTGAGTGATTGTAATCGCAATGTCGGCCTGAGTGCGGCAGAACATCGCCTGGCCTCCGGTGGCCTCGGCCATCTGCTGCAGTCCTGTCTGGTAGGCGTCGTTGAGGCGGTCGCGCAGAAAGGCCAGGTGGGTGATGAAGACGGGGGCATCGGTTCCGGCGAGAGTGGCTGTGAGTTTGGCGGTCTTTTCGCGGATCAGAGCCTCAGGGAAACGGCGGCTGAGGTCGCGGGAGTCGCTCATATTGATAACCGGGTTGGTGTAGTCTTCGCGGTAGTTGTAGATGTTGGAATCGGAGACGTAAAGGATGGCAGTGCGCACCGGAGCTTTGTGGATCAGCCGCGTGGCGAGGTACTCCACCGGCTCGATGGTCTCGAGCAGGCCGGCGCGGCCGGTGACGGGCGACTGCTGGATGGAGGAGGTCACAGACTCGCGATCGACGGTGGGATCGACGAGAACCCGAAGGCCGTCCTGAGCGCGCAGAACCCCCAGCCACACGGCGGCCGGCAGTTTCGCGATCTCGGCGGCCATGGCGGCGCGAGCGGCATCAATGAGGGTGAGATCGCCAGTAACATCGAGCACGACGAGGAGGATGAGGCCATCCTGAGGGCTTTTGATGCGGACAATGCGAACGTCTTTCGCCTCCGCCTTGGCGACAAGGCCCTTCAGCTCCGCCGCAGCGGTCCAGGCGGTCACGCGGCGAATGTGGACCGGGGCGGCGGCCGTGGCGGCTGCGCGCAGGGTAGAGGGAATTGCGGCCAGCAGCGGTATGAGTTGGCGGCGTGTCATGCTCAGAAGCTGAACCTGAGGCCGAGCTGAATGACGCGGCCGCCTCGCGAGCCGATAATTTTGCCGGCGTTCACATTGGGGGAGCTTTCGGTACCGATGACCACGTCGGGGTCGTTCCAGTTGGCATTGTTGATGAAGTTGAAGCCAGACGCGGTGAACTCCATGCTGCGCTCCTGATCGATGGTGAAGCGCTTGGAGACCGATAGGTCGTGGTTCTGGCTCATGGGGTTGCGAAGCGTCGGGTGGGTGCGCGGTCCGCTGCCCATCTCAAAGTCGTCAGGATGGCTGAAGGCCGCCGGGTTGAACCACATGTCGGGCCCCTGCTTGGCGGGAAGCGGGTCCACGCCAGGCACCACGTTAACACGAACGGTCTGCAGAACCCCACCGGTGTTGTTGAATTGCGCGCGGAGAGACAGCGGGTCTCCGCTGGAGACGCTGGAAATGCCGCTGATGGACCAACCGTCGGTGAGGTAACGCCGCCAATCGGGGAACACGAGATAGGGCTTGTTGTTGCCGATAGGCAGCTCGTACATGTAGGTGAGGGAAAGGCGCTGCGGATTGTTGCCGGCGGTAAGGCCCCATTCGTTGTGACGATTGAAGAAATCCTGCTTGCCGTACGGACCGGAGTAGTCGTCGTACTGCCGCGAGTACTCGTATGTGGCGGAGAGCGAAAGGCCCTGCGCGGTCCGCTTCTCGACGCGGATGGAAGCGGCTTCGCGACGATAGCGGCCGTCTGGCCACTGGCTGAAGACATCGGTAGCGACGAACTGCGGGTAGGGCCGGAGCGAGCGATTGAAGGCCTGATCGTTGAGCCGGTCGCGATAGGACATGATTTCGGGTCGGAGAGCATCCGGGTTCACGCCGGAGTTCCCCAGGAAGAGGTCCTTGCCCCAGGAGATGCCAAGCGAGCCGGTAAGAACAAAACCGCCGGTGATCTCGCGCTCGTAGGACGCGCCCACTGACTGGTAGCGCGGCAGGTGTCCGCCGGTTTCGAGGATTGTCGCGTTGGTGTCATCGGCGGCCGTGGGCGTGAGGTCCGGGATGGGTCGAGCGGCCGGAGGCACGCCCTGCTGGAGCGTGAAGGCGGGAACGAGCTGAGAGTTCGCCGAGTAGTAGTTGGGATGGCCGGTGAAGCCGCGGGTGCCCCATTGGCCGTTGTAGATGGGGTATCCCTGATAGCTCATGGCGTATGAGAGGCGCAGCACGGACTTGCGATTGCCGCGTGGGTTCCAAGCCAGTGAGAAGTTGGGCTGAGGCTTCATCGTTATGGGCTGAAAGGCCTTGCCGTAGCCGCCCTGGCCAGCAAAGACAAGGGCGCCGAGCCGGTTGTTCGACGGATTGAGCACCGAGAGGTCGACGGTGGACTGGCGATTGTAGCGTTCCGTGCGGGGCGCGGCGGTGAGCATGTTCAGGCCGAAACTGAAGGTGAGCCCGGTCCGATATTCCCAAGTGTCCTGCACCGCGGCGACCAGGGTCCAGTTCCTGAAGTAGGAGGGCGACGGCACGTCGCTGTAGTCCGACGTATCAACCCCGCCGAGGAGGAAGCTGGCAAACTCCTGCCCGGTGTTGACGATGCCGGGCAGGCTGGTGAGGGCGGAGGTGAAGTAGTAGGCGCCAGAGGGGAGACCAGGATTGTAGGTATTCACCTGATAGCGGGCGAACTGGCCCACCATGCGGAGGTTGTGTTTGCCCACGCGGAGCGAGTGGGCGTCGGTCAGGAAGAATGTGTTGCGGGCATTGCGGGCTCGGGGGCTGCCGCGGCCCATAGCCAGGTAACCGCCGAGGTCGATGCGGGGAAACGCCCGGCCAGGGACACCAGTGAGTCCCAGTTGGGAGGGCCAGTCCGAGTCGTCGCTGACGTTTTCGTTGACGTCGCTCTGGGTGTCAAACGTAAGGGTATTTACACTTTGCGGGGACGCGGTGTAGACGTACTCGACGGAGGCGCGGCGGTTGACGAAGTTGCGATCGGGCGCGGCGGAGTCGGCGGCGTTCGGAATGAACGTGGCGCTGCCGGCAAAGCCGTTGGTGAAGGCGTAACTGACAGCCAGGCGGTTCTTGGTGAGGAAGGAGTGGTCGACCTTGGCGATCATGCCGCTAGCGGTGTTGGTCTCGGGTGCGACGGCAAAATAGTTGTTGCGAAAGAAGGGGCCGGCATCGGTGTTGGGCAGAGGATAGAAGTCGAGGATCTTGCGGGCGACAGAGTCCTGCCGGTTCACGGGGATGCGGTTATTGGGGTAAGGGTCCTTGATGTACTGGAGATTGTCGCGGGAGACGGCCTGCGAGGCGTCGTAGTTGGGATTGAGCCGTGTCGTGGAGGGGTCGTAGATTTCCAAGGGCTCGCCGGCGCTGTCGACGACCTGCGTATAGTCGCCCTGGCGTTCCGTGAGGATGGGCACGGTGCGAAGGGAACTGCGGCCGATGCGTTCGCGCACGCCTTCGTAGCTGAGCGAGAAGAACGTCCGGCGGCCACCGTTGTAGATTTTGGGCAGGATGACGGGTCCACTGACATTGAAGCCCCATTGATTGCGACGCAGGAGGTTCTTGCCGCCGCCGCGCTGGGCGATCTCGTGGGGCACCGCGTCGAGGACGTCGTTGCGGAAGTTCTCAGAAAGCCGGCCGTGGAACTGGGGGCGGCTGCTTCCGTTTTGAGATGCCTTTTTCGGGCTGTCTTCGCGCAGGCCGAGGTCGCGAGAGAGGACCTTGAACTCCTCGGCGGCTTTCTGCAGCTCGCTGGCGGGCTTCGCGGGCGGCGCGCTTTGGGCTGGCAGCAAAGCTGTAGACACAGCTAGGGCTACGAACCACGAACTGTTCCGTCTAAGTACCAAATACCAGTTTAGCGTGTGAGACGCCCGCTCACAGATTGACTCGTTTGAGCAGGCGACGCAGGCCCTCGCCGCCGATGCCCCCTTCGACGTCTGCTTTCAATCGCGAGTCGGCGTCCAGCAGGACATAATGCGGAAACGCCCTGGCC is a genomic window containing:
- a CDS encoding 2-oxoacid:acceptor oxidoreductase family protein, whose protein sequence is MLKEIRIAGFGGQGVILSAHILGRAVAIHECGFATMTQNYGPEARGGAASAALVISDQPVLFPYVSNPEILVVMSQEAFTRYTPDLKEGGVLIVEEDLVRLENVPQHIKVYSIPATRFAEELGKKMVLNVVMVGFFCAITEAVSYDSCRKAVIDSVPEKFRKLNLDAFENGYGFGKNLLAKGPSKEEDTEPLSVLESAN
- a CDS encoding 2-oxoacid:acceptor oxidoreductase subunit alpha, translated to MMHADPNCVLTGTHFMNGDAACCEGALAAGARFAAGYPITPSTEVVERFASRAPKVGGIFIQMEDELAASITLQGMVWAGAKSFTVTSGPGYSLMMEHIGFAAMTETPCVFVNVQRGGPSTGLPTLPAQGDMMQARFGSHGDYSTISLVPNSPQECFNLTVKAFNLAEQFRVPVMFMMDECVGHMTEKVVIPEAKEIEVTPRRRASKPPEEFLLFEPGEDLVPEMAHAGEGYKVYVTGLTHDKRGYPLMNPASQKELIPRLFEKISRAADELTIVEAEGLEDADVVVVSYGITSRVAQRAIQMARDKGLKVGKLRLICVWPFPEKLIRELAPKVKALVMPELNMGQVVIELERCAGGQCKVIGVPHPGGTVHKPADILAAIERGAQ
- a CDS encoding 4Fe-4S binding protein, encoding MPKGSVAVTAERCKGCGFCVEFCPTHVLELSNAFNAKGYHPPHMINAEKCSGCNLCGMYCPDFAIFGYRFPDAKSQKKEA
- a CDS encoding thiamine pyrophosphate-dependent enzyme, whose amino-acid sequence is MSTAADLHIHNPVEDVLRKDRIPTIWCPGCGIGTTVNSFAAALLGQNIDLQKTVVVSGIGCSGRVSGYMALDSFHTTHGRAIPFATGLKLANPELTVIVYSGDGDLTSIGGNHLIHAARRNMDLMVVCVNNMIYAMTGGQAAATTPGNSITTTSPFGSFEPEICLPQLVDAAGAVFVARWTAFHVKQLERTMAKALKKKGFRFIEVLTPCPTLYQRRNNMGDGLAAMVDYKNRSKIKNGAPTYEVALVPGGEIIVGEFVDREREDYLTRMKRQLGTNYSELPPQPEEEEQEGCCSSC